In Acaryochloris sp. CCMEE 5410, the following proteins share a genomic window:
- a CDS encoding pentapeptide repeat-containing protein: MRFIDAYMGLSLSIATLLARSEGKGYAHGFYPNTRMKNIRGCDFRYAILELADFYDAVGGFSVLRPTLLVLSVALAFVVAFSIYSSLPEDLLDLSVGSISLFLLVFLTFASLFCKTLLYLLYLGVRPKKERRFFLPRHLVSMPVAFLPPALVIAFQLFLLEKPWQAMMTGLEIFDLLVVTAVTGVILVVFVWRGFSDLFLFQTSFDHAVLTRANFRGADLRNCSFKFADLSYADFTGANIQGADFKGAKTTTTKGLGAIS, encoded by the coding sequence ATGAGATTTATTGACGCCTATATGGGTCTAAGTCTATCTATAGCAACACTTTTGGCTAGATCGGAAGGCAAAGGATATGCCCACGGTTTTTACCCAAATACAAGAATGAAGAATATCCGAGGGTGTGATTTTAGGTATGCCATTCTTGAATTAGCTGACTTCTATGATGCAGTTGGAGGATTTTCGGTACTCAGACCAACACTGTTGGTTCTCAGCGTAGCGTTAGCCTTTGTTGTGGCTTTTAGTATCTATTCCTCACTGCCAGAAGACTTGTTAGACCTATCAGTGGGCAGCATTTCTCTGTTCCTATTAGTCTTTTTAACCTTTGCCTCTTTGTTCTGCAAAACGCTACTTTATTTACTGTATTTGGGAGTTCGGCCAAAGAAAGAACGTAGATTCTTTCTGCCACGACATCTTGTGAGTATGCCAGTTGCTTTCCTGCCTCCCGCTTTGGTGATTGCTTTCCAACTGTTCCTCCTTGAGAAACCTTGGCAAGCGATGATGACGGGACTTGAGATATTCGATTTGCTGGTCGTAACCGCTGTTACCGGAGTGATTTTGGTTGTTTTTGTATGGCGAGGCTTCTCAGATCTCTTCCTTTTTCAAACCTCCTTCGATCATGCAGTTTTAACTCGTGCCAATTTTAGAGGGGCTGATTTACGAAACTGTAGCTTTAAATTTGCCGATTTGAGCTATGCAGACTTTACAGGTGCAAATATCCAAGGAGCTGACTTCAAAGGGGCGAAAACAACAACAACAAAAGGCTTGGGGGCCATCTCATGA